A stretch of the Modestobacter marinus genome encodes the following:
- a CDS encoding metallophosphoesterase family protein, translating into MPQLSRRQLLAAGLGVAGSLAGGGLSSQLWSTLGREDLVPGEMHRLTLPAAAWSQRPDQLTFAAVGDTGSGGRQAMAVAERMAHGYQSSPYGLVTHLGDLCYYGSVEDRFDDVFTRPMRPLIDAGVRFELAIGNHDGALHHSDASLAEIDAELRLLGTPARNYTTSHGPVDFFYLDSSAPGLFGADAPAQLEWLDDALASSANQWKVVCMHHPVYSSGSHGNTPGAQEAIEPILARRAVDLVLTGHDHHYERSRPVHGVTHVVSGGGCKTTPVSRGDTTVAAASALQYLHVDVAGDRLTGRAVRADGRVLDRFELRAREGR; encoded by the coding sequence GTGCCCCAGCTCAGTCGCAGACAGTTGCTCGCCGCCGGACTGGGGGTCGCCGGGTCGCTCGCCGGTGGAGGGCTGAGCAGCCAGCTGTGGTCGACGCTCGGGCGCGAGGACCTGGTGCCCGGGGAGATGCACCGCCTCACGCTCCCGGCGGCGGCCTGGTCGCAGCGCCCGGACCAGCTGACGTTCGCGGCCGTCGGGGACACCGGCAGTGGTGGGCGCCAGGCGATGGCCGTCGCCGAGCGGATGGCGCACGGGTACCAGAGCTCGCCGTACGGCCTGGTCACGCACCTGGGCGACCTCTGCTACTACGGCTCCGTCGAGGACCGGTTCGACGACGTGTTCACCCGGCCCATGCGCCCGCTCATCGACGCCGGCGTCCGGTTCGAGCTCGCCATCGGCAACCACGACGGCGCCCTGCACCACAGCGACGCGAGCCTGGCCGAGATCGACGCCGAGCTGCGCCTGCTGGGCACCCCGGCGCGCAACTACACGACCAGCCACGGACCGGTCGACTTCTTCTACCTGGACTCCAGCGCGCCCGGGCTGTTCGGTGCGGACGCGCCCGCGCAGCTGGAGTGGCTCGACGACGCCCTGGCCAGTTCGGCCAACCAGTGGAAGGTCGTCTGCATGCACCACCCGGTCTACTCCTCGGGCTCCCACGGCAACACCCCGGGCGCGCAGGAGGCGATCGAGCCGATCCTCGCCCGCCGGGCCGTCGACCTGGTGCTCACCGGCCACGACCACCACTACGAGCGGAGCCGCCCGGTGCACGGGGTCACCCACGTGGTCAGCGGTGGCGGGTGCAAGACCACCCCGGTGAGCCGCGGCGACACCACCGTCGCCGCCGCCTCCGCCCTCCAGTACCTGCACGTGGACGTCGCCGGTGACCGGCTCACCGGCCGGGCGGTCCGGGCCGACGGGCGCGTGCTCGACCGGTTCGAGCTGCGCGCCCGGGAGGGCCGATGA
- a CDS encoding acyl-CoA dehydrogenase family protein, whose product MSNDASTDFYALDDLLEPEEIELRDRVRDFCAREVTPIINDYWERAEFPFELVPKIAELGVAGGTVAGYGSAGMSAVAAGLVAAEWARADGSLGTFYGVHSFLAMQSIALLGDEEQRERWLPAMARMELIGAFGLTEPQHGSDAVALETSARRDGDEWVLNGAKKWIGNGTIADLVLIWARDEEGAVGGYVVPKGSIGWTATRMTGKTALRAVWQAEITLEDVRVPAENKLANCRSFKDVSVVLDRTRYTVAWRALGIAEAAYELALEHTLQREQFGQPIAGYQLVQEKLARMLAEITSMRLLSWRLSKLADEGRMTAAMASMAKMNNCKKARQIVADARDLFGGDGILLEHHIARHHADIEAIYTFEGTDHVQALIVGRDITGISAITGRRTPRAEQKPADTPQSI is encoded by the coding sequence GTGAGCAACGACGCTTCGACTGACTTCTACGCCCTCGACGACCTCCTGGAGCCGGAGGAGATCGAGCTGCGGGACCGGGTCCGCGACTTCTGCGCGCGCGAGGTCACCCCGATCATCAACGACTACTGGGAGCGGGCCGAGTTCCCGTTCGAGCTGGTCCCGAAGATCGCCGAGCTGGGCGTCGCCGGCGGTACGGTCGCCGGCTACGGCTCGGCCGGGATGAGCGCGGTCGCCGCCGGTCTGGTGGCCGCCGAGTGGGCCCGCGCCGACGGCAGCCTGGGCACCTTCTACGGCGTGCACAGCTTCCTGGCGATGCAGTCGATCGCCCTGCTGGGTGACGAGGAGCAGCGCGAGCGCTGGCTGCCGGCGATGGCCCGGATGGAGCTGATCGGCGCCTTCGGCCTGACCGAGCCGCAGCACGGCTCCGACGCCGTGGCCCTGGAGACCAGCGCCCGCCGGGACGGCGACGAGTGGGTGCTCAACGGCGCGAAGAAGTGGATCGGCAACGGCACGATCGCCGACCTGGTGCTCATCTGGGCCCGCGACGAGGAGGGTGCGGTCGGCGGGTACGTCGTCCCCAAGGGGTCGATCGGCTGGACCGCCACCCGGATGACCGGCAAGACGGCGCTGCGGGCGGTGTGGCAGGCCGAGATCACCCTGGAGGACGTCCGGGTGCCGGCGGAGAACAAGCTGGCCAACTGCCGCTCGTTCAAGGACGTCTCGGTCGTGCTGGACCGGACCCGGTACACCGTGGCCTGGCGGGCCCTGGGCATCGCCGAGGCCGCCTACGAGCTGGCGTTGGAGCACACCTTGCAGCGGGAGCAGTTCGGGCAGCCGATCGCCGGTTACCAGCTGGTGCAGGAGAAGCTGGCCCGGATGCTGGCGGAGATCACCAGCATGCGGCTGCTGAGCTGGCGGTTGAGCAAGCTGGCCGACGAGGGCCGGATGACCGCGGCCATGGCGTCGATGGCGAAGATGAACAACTGCAAGAAGGCCCGGCAGATCGTGGCCGACGCCCGGGACCTGTTCGGCGGCGACGGGATCCTGCTGGAGCACCACATCGCCCGGCACCACGCCGACATCGAGGCCATCTACACCTTCGAGGGCACCGACCACGTGCAGGCGCTCATCGTGGGCCGCGACATCACCGGCATCTCGGCCATCACCGGCCGGCGGACGCCTCGCGCCGAGCAGAAGCCGGCAGACACCCCGCAGTCGATCTAG
- a CDS encoding serine hydrolase, whose translation MADSTRTGLPLSHRSARDRVPGRGRPRRRSLGVAAVVAAVTASTAACGAAVAPAIEPAGATSSAPPAMPPAQVPPLLSQEQVDAAVAAIDGLVADAMERTGVPGMAVAVVHQDEVVHAEGYGVREVGEPAPVDPDTVFQLASLSKPLASTVIAGLVGDEVLDFEDPVIASNPSFALNDPYVTQHATFADLLSHRSGLQTGSGDLLEDLGYDRDHILGRLDQQPLLPFRSSYSYSNFGFTAGAEAAAMAAGMPWEDLAEERLLEPLGMTDTSYRHADYEAEPNRALIHVPTGDGTWAARYTRDADAEAPAGGASSSVRDMAQWMRLQLAGGVYDGTPVVDPDALATTRLPHAVNNPPAALAGRTGFYGLGLNVSYDDAGRLRLGHSGAFNLGAATNVLMLPGEELGIVVLTNGRPQGIPEAITAAFFDIADHGEPTIDWLAFTSWAFEQIEASQAPETDWSQPAADPQPARDLGVYAGTYANSYYGPLTVTADGGDLTMTMGPPEAPTTFPLTHWSGDVFTFESIGENATGLAGALFTVDEAGTATSVRLDFYDRTGLGTFTRE comes from the coding sequence GTGGCCGACTCCACACGCACCGGACTCCCCCTCTCCCACCGGTCGGCGCGCGACCGCGTCCCCGGGCGCGGCCGGCCCCGGCGTCGCTCGCTGGGCGTCGCCGCGGTCGTCGCCGCCGTCACGGCGTCGACGGCGGCGTGCGGCGCGGCGGTCGCCCCGGCCATCGAGCCCGCGGGCGCGACCTCCAGCGCACCTCCCGCCATGCCGCCGGCGCAGGTGCCGCCGTTGCTGAGCCAGGAGCAGGTGGACGCCGCGGTGGCCGCGATCGACGGTCTGGTGGCCGACGCGATGGAGCGCACCGGGGTCCCCGGGATGGCGGTCGCCGTCGTCCACCAGGACGAGGTCGTGCACGCGGAGGGCTACGGCGTCCGGGAGGTCGGCGAACCTGCACCGGTCGACCCGGACACGGTGTTCCAGCTGGCGTCGCTGTCCAAGCCGCTGGCCTCCACCGTCATCGCCGGCCTGGTCGGGGACGAGGTCCTCGACTTCGAGGACCCGGTCATCGCCTCCAACCCGTCCTTCGCCCTCAACGACCCCTACGTGACCCAGCACGCCACGTTCGCCGACCTGCTGTCGCACCGCAGCGGCCTGCAGACCGGCTCCGGTGACCTGCTCGAGGACCTCGGCTACGACCGCGACCACATCCTCGGCCGCCTGGACCAGCAGCCCCTGCTGCCGTTCCGGTCGAGCTACAGCTACAGCAACTTCGGCTTCACTGCGGGCGCCGAGGCCGCCGCGATGGCCGCGGGCATGCCGTGGGAGGACCTCGCCGAGGAGCGGCTGCTGGAGCCGCTCGGCATGACCGACACCAGCTACCGCCACGCCGACTACGAGGCCGAGCCCAACCGGGCGCTGATCCACGTGCCGACCGGTGACGGGACATGGGCGGCCCGGTACACCCGGGACGCCGACGCGGAGGCCCCTGCCGGTGGCGCGAGCTCCTCGGTGCGCGACATGGCCCAGTGGATGCGCCTGCAGCTGGCCGGCGGGGTGTACGACGGCACGCCGGTGGTCGACCCGGACGCCCTCGCCACCACGCGCCTGCCGCACGCGGTCAACAACCCGCCGGCGGCGCTCGCCGGCCGCACCGGCTTCTACGGGCTGGGCCTGAACGTGTCCTACGACGACGCCGGCCGGCTCAGGCTCGGCCACTCCGGCGCGTTCAACCTGGGCGCGGCCACGAACGTGCTCATGCTCCCCGGTGAGGAGCTGGGCATCGTCGTCCTGACCAACGGGCGCCCGCAGGGCATCCCGGAGGCCATCACCGCCGCCTTCTTCGACATCGCCGACCACGGCGAGCCGACCATCGACTGGCTGGCGTTCACCTCCTGGGCCTTCGAGCAGATCGAGGCGTCCCAGGCGCCGGAGACTGACTGGTCCCAGCCGGCGGCCGACCCGCAGCCGGCCCGCGACCTCGGCGTCTACGCCGGGACCTACGCCAACTCCTACTACGGGCCGCTGACCGTGACCGCCGACGGCGGTGACCTGACCATGACGATGGGCCCGCCGGAGGCACCGACGACGTTCCCGCTCACCCACTGGTCGGGCGACGTCTTCACCTTCGAGTCGATCGGTGAGAACGCCACCGGCCTGGCCGGCGCGTTGTTCACCGTCGACGAGGCGGGGACGGCGACGAGCGTGCGGCTGGACTTCTACGACCGGACGGGGCTGGGCACCTTCACCCGCGAGTGA
- the ctlX gene encoding citrulline utilization hydrolase CtlX, with the protein MAPPLQAPGAVVLIRPHRFRPNELTRVDNAFQSLPAAPDAAGVAARARDEVTRLAEALDAAGVVVHLFDDHAHDRPDSVFPNNWLSTHPDGRVALYPMFAVNRRSERRADVVRLLQERYRVDQVVDFSGSERDGQFLESTGAMVLDHRERVAYVSRSHRAHPEALARFCATFGYEALLFDTADAEGRAVYHTNVLMSVGSAVALVGLGMIRTAADRARVTDRLTASGREVIELAEEQVREFAGNALELTGRDGPLLALSTRAAASLTPAQRRRIEATTQLLPVAVPTVELAGGSVRCMIAGVHLPPRPAEPLRASLFGAQPGAVRVPVAP; encoded by the coding sequence ATGGCCCCGCCCCTCCAGGCGCCGGGTGCCGTCGTGCTCATCCGCCCGCACCGGTTCCGGCCCAACGAGCTGACCCGCGTCGACAACGCCTTCCAGTCGCTGCCCGCCGCGCCGGACGCCGCCGGCGTCGCCGCCCGGGCGCGCGACGAGGTGACCCGGCTGGCCGAGGCCCTCGACGCGGCAGGCGTCGTGGTGCACCTCTTCGACGACCACGCGCACGACCGCCCGGACAGCGTCTTCCCGAACAACTGGCTGTCGACCCACCCGGACGGGCGGGTCGCGCTCTACCCGATGTTCGCCGTCAACCGGCGCAGCGAGCGGCGGGCCGACGTCGTCCGGCTGCTGCAGGAGCGGTACCGGGTCGACCAGGTCGTGGACTTCTCCGGCTCCGAGCGGGACGGGCAGTTCCTCGAGTCGACCGGGGCGATGGTGCTCGACCACCGCGAGCGGGTCGCCTACGTCTCCCGCTCCCACCGCGCGCACCCCGAGGCGCTGGCGCGGTTCTGTGCCACGTTCGGCTACGAGGCGCTGCTGTTCGACACGGCCGACGCCGAGGGCCGGGCGGTCTACCACACCAACGTGCTGATGTCGGTGGGCAGCGCGGTGGCGCTCGTCGGGCTCGGCATGATCCGGACGGCCGCGGACCGGGCCCGGGTGACCGACCGGCTGACGGCCTCCGGGCGGGAGGTCATCGAGCTCGCCGAGGAGCAGGTCCGCGAGTTCGCCGGCAACGCCCTCGAGCTGACCGGCCGGGACGGGCCGCTGCTGGCGCTCTCCACGAGGGCTGCCGCCAGCCTGACGCCCGCACAGCGCCGGCGGATCGAGGCCACGACCCAGCTGCTGCCGGTGGCCGTGCCGACCGTCGAGCTGGCGGGCGGATCGGTGCGGTGCATGATCGCCGGCGTGCACCTCCCGCCCCGACCGGCCGAGCCCCTGCGCGCGTCACTGTTCGGGGCGCAGCCAGGCGCGGTGCGCGTCCCCGTCGCCCCCTGA
- a CDS encoding F510_1955 family glycosylhydrolase encodes MSVLRRPARRPPAPRWSSAAPVPLLLVAVLAGCSSSGSDRAPDTVPASGQLPTSHVHGVGIDPGSGSVLVATHEGLVQVADGAVTPVGPTIDLMGFAVVGPDHYLASGHPGLHSDLPNPVGLIETTDAGRTWSPLSRQAESDFHGLTVSDAGVLGFDGSLLSSGDGRTWEPLSIPAEPHTLAASPDGTQVLATTEQGLLRSTDAASSWSLVEGAPLLQVVTWIDEREAVGATPAGAVWVTADRGMTWQEVAQLGSAPEAVTATSDGGEARVVVATTEALLESSDGGRTFETLLER; translated from the coding sequence ATGTCCGTCCTGCGCCGCCCTGCCCGCCGTCCTCCCGCCCCGCGGTGGTCGTCCGCCGCCCCCGTCCCGCTGCTCCTCGTCGCCGTCCTGGCCGGGTGCTCGTCCTCCGGCTCCGACCGGGCGCCGGACACCGTCCCCGCGTCCGGACAGCTGCCGACCAGCCACGTGCACGGCGTCGGCATCGACCCGGGCAGCGGCTCGGTGCTGGTGGCGACCCACGAGGGCCTGGTGCAGGTCGCCGACGGAGCCGTCACCCCGGTCGGGCCGACGATCGACCTGATGGGCTTCGCCGTCGTCGGCCCCGACCACTACCTGGCCTCCGGGCACCCGGGCCTGCACTCCGACCTGCCGAACCCGGTCGGTCTGATCGAGACCACCGACGCCGGTCGCACCTGGTCGCCGCTGTCCCGGCAGGCGGAGTCCGACTTCCACGGCCTGACGGTGAGCGACGCCGGGGTCCTCGGCTTCGACGGCTCGCTGCTGTCCAGCGGCGACGGCCGGACCTGGGAGCCGCTCTCCATCCCCGCCGAGCCGCACACGCTCGCGGCGTCCCCGGACGGGACACAGGTGCTCGCGACCACCGAGCAGGGCCTGCTCCGCTCCACCGATGCGGCGTCCTCGTGGTCGCTCGTCGAGGGGGCGCCCCTCCTGCAGGTGGTCACCTGGATCGACGAACGGGAGGCCGTCGGCGCCACGCCGGCCGGCGCCGTCTGGGTCACCGCCGACCGGGGCATGACCTGGCAGGAGGTGGCCCAGCTGGGTTCGGCGCCCGAGGCGGTGACGGCGACGTCGGACGGCGGGGAGGCGCGCGTCGTCGTCGCCACCACCGAGGCCCTGCTGGAGTCCTCGGACGGCGGACGGACCTTCGAGACGCTGCTGGAACGCTGA
- a CDS encoding glycoside hydrolase family 13 protein, which yields MRTSTEQQVAAQQSPSPWWRSAVVYQVYLRSFADSNGDGIGDLAGLRSRLPYLSWLGVDALWINPHYPSGGADGGYDICDYRAVDPDYGDVADLEALVADARQLGLRVVLDVVPNHTSDRHPWFQTALADPDSPEAARYHFAPPSEEPPNNWRSLFGGPAWSRTPDGRWYLHLFAPEQPDLNWRDPAVAADFEKTLRFWLDRGVSGFRVDVAYGLFKDAELRDNPGAYSPTLFGHGPEQAMTWNQPEVHDVWRQWRSVCDEYPDTMLVGEVCLADLDEVALYSRPDEMHQSFSFRLLKSPWDTDAFADGVQTALDAFGSVGAPVSWVLGNHDKDRQVTRFGGGALGTARARAAALLMLALPGSAYLYAGDELGLPQAVVPDEAKTDPIFFRSDGERAGRDGCRVPMPWNDSTGVGFSPDGAARPWLPIPAEWSGYAVSGQARDGGSMLTLYRRALALRAAHPALGSGEATVSTRGDVLTVHTTGDGETVRCVVNMGSATVLVPSRGQVLLASTTQVRASAASVALPPNTAVWLTED from the coding sequence ATGCGGACCTCGACCGAGCAGCAGGTCGCGGCCCAGCAGTCCCCGTCGCCCTGGTGGCGGTCGGCCGTGGTCTACCAGGTCTACCTGCGCTCGTTCGCCGACAGCAACGGCGACGGGATCGGCGACCTGGCAGGGCTGCGCTCCCGGTTGCCCTACCTGTCCTGGCTCGGCGTCGACGCGCTGTGGATCAACCCGCACTACCCCTCCGGTGGCGCCGACGGCGGCTACGACATCTGCGACTACCGGGCCGTCGACCCCGACTACGGCGACGTCGCCGACCTGGAGGCCCTGGTCGCCGACGCCCGGCAGCTCGGGCTGCGCGTCGTCCTGGACGTCGTCCCCAACCACACCTCCGACCGGCACCCCTGGTTCCAGACCGCGCTCGCCGACCCCGACTCCCCCGAGGCCGCCCGCTACCACTTCGCCCCGCCGTCGGAGGAGCCGCCGAACAACTGGCGCTCGCTGTTCGGTGGCCCGGCCTGGTCGCGCACGCCGGACGGCCGCTGGTACCTGCACCTGTTCGCCCCCGAGCAGCCCGACCTGAACTGGCGGGACCCGGCGGTGGCCGCCGACTTCGAGAAGACGCTCCGGTTCTGGCTCGACCGCGGGGTCAGCGGCTTCCGGGTCGACGTCGCGTACGGCCTGTTCAAGGACGCCGAGCTGCGGGACAACCCGGGCGCCTACTCCCCCACCCTGTTCGGCCACGGGCCGGAGCAGGCGATGACCTGGAACCAGCCCGAGGTGCACGACGTGTGGCGCCAGTGGCGGTCGGTCTGCGACGAGTACCCCGACACCATGCTGGTCGGCGAAGTCTGCCTGGCCGACCTGGACGAGGTCGCGCTGTACTCCCGGCCCGACGAGATGCACCAGTCGTTCTCCTTCCGGCTGCTCAAGTCGCCGTGGGACACCGACGCGTTCGCCGACGGGGTGCAGACCGCGCTGGACGCCTTCGGCTCGGTGGGTGCCCCGGTGTCCTGGGTGCTGGGCAACCACGACAAGGATCGGCAGGTCACCCGCTTCGGCGGCGGCGCCCTCGGCACCGCGCGCGCCCGGGCCGCCGCGCTGCTCATGCTCGCGCTGCCCGGGTCGGCCTACCTGTACGCCGGCGACGAGCTGGGGCTGCCGCAGGCCGTGGTGCCCGACGAGGCGAAGACCGACCCGATCTTCTTCCGCAGCGACGGCGAGCGCGCCGGCCGGGACGGCTGCCGGGTCCCGATGCCGTGGAACGACTCCACCGGCGTCGGCTTCTCCCCCGACGGCGCGGCGCGGCCGTGGCTGCCGATCCCGGCCGAGTGGAGCGGCTACGCGGTCTCCGGGCAGGCCCGGGACGGCGGCTCGATGCTGACCCTCTACCGGCGGGCCCTCGCCCTGCGCGCCGCCCACCCGGCGTTGGGGTCGGGCGAGGCGACGGTGAGCACCCGCGGCGACGTGCTGACCGTCCACACCACCGGGGACGGCGAGACCGTCCGCTGCGTGGTGAACATGGGCTCGGCCACCGTCCTGGTGCCGTCCCGCGGTCAGGTGCTGCTCGCCTCGACCACGCAGGTGCGCGCCTCGGCCGCCAGCGTCGCACTGCCGCCGAACACCGCCGTCTGGCTCACCGAGGACTGA
- a CDS encoding mycothiol transferase — translation MESRDLLLTAFGNVEEVVRGALDGIDPDLLNARIDPEANTIAWLVWHLTRVQDDHVSEVAGVEQAYTDAGWADRFGLPFDPAAIGYGFSSSDVGRTQVTDPQLLVGYHADVHRRTAEFLRTLTAADLDRVVDERWDPPVTLGVRLVSVIGDDLQHAGQAALLRGSLERR, via the coding sequence ATGGAGAGCCGGGACCTGCTGCTGACCGCGTTCGGCAACGTCGAAGAGGTGGTGCGGGGCGCCCTCGACGGGATCGACCCGGACCTGCTGAACGCACGGATCGACCCGGAGGCGAACACCATCGCCTGGCTGGTCTGGCACCTGACCCGGGTGCAGGACGACCACGTCTCCGAGGTCGCCGGGGTGGAGCAGGCCTACACCGACGCCGGGTGGGCCGACCGGTTCGGGCTGCCGTTCGACCCCGCCGCGATCGGCTACGGCTTCAGCAGCTCCGACGTCGGGAGGACGCAGGTGACCGACCCGCAACTGCTCGTCGGCTACCACGCCGACGTGCACCGGCGGACGGCGGAGTTCCTGCGCACGCTCACCGCCGCCGACCTCGACCGGGTCGTCGACGAGCGCTGGGACCCGCCGGTCACCCTCGGCGTCCGGCTGGTCAGCGTGATCGGTGACGACCTCCAGCACGCTGGGCAGGCAGCCCTCCTGCGCGGCTCCCTGGAGCGGCGCTGA
- a CDS encoding PEP/pyruvate-binding domain-containing protein, with the protein MHPIRSAGSSGDPDTSGRPSVLHLDDPRADDPALTGAKAAALAAAAEAGLPVLPGFVLTTSTVEVLAAGRPWPRPVQDAWRDLSADGTRPLVVRSSSTVEDLGESSMAGRFESVVGVRGEAEFRRAVDVVIASREQAAAASEALTGREPLAVLVQPLLSARCGGVLFGIDPVSGREDRLVVAAVTGGPDRLVSGEVDGSRYELHPDGRRVAVSTGDGGARLHRRQLRQLAQLAAGTAELFGGPQDVEWGYGDDGRLRLLQSRPVTAEPRGRPQGPVLGPGPVTETFPEPLQPLEVDLWVTPLREALGRALVLAGTAPAAAVDASPLVPVVAGRVAVDLDLLEPRGGSPSLWERLDPRPRLRRLHASWRVGRLRSALPALARDVVDAADAALVEVPGLADLDDRQLVALLHRLRPALTAVHAHELLVGLLVDPQAPRTTGATTALRVLANARRAGLTDAEIVAEHPVVLALAAPQVGPRPTLPPGVQAPEAGPPGDETEPGVLREALRLRARWLQEAGARAAWVLAERLTAAGRLPRPDDVRGVGLDELTAAVTDDAAPLTARPVVPGEPLPARFRLSDTGHPVPVGGGTGATGAGGGTGTGPVHQGADPPEGAVLVVRTLDPGLAPLLPRLAGLVAETGSVLAHLAILARESGVPTAVGVSDALDRFPPGTVVRVDGATGQVDRQEES; encoded by the coding sequence GTGCACCCGATCCGATCCGCCGGCTCCTCCGGCGACCCCGACACCTCGGGCCGCCCCTCGGTCCTGCACCTGGACGACCCGCGCGCGGATGACCCCGCGCTCACCGGGGCCAAGGCCGCGGCCCTGGCGGCGGCCGCGGAGGCCGGGCTGCCGGTGCTGCCGGGGTTCGTGCTGACCACCTCGACGGTGGAGGTCCTGGCCGCCGGCCGGCCGTGGCCGCGGCCGGTGCAGGACGCCTGGCGCGACCTCTCCGCGGACGGCACCCGGCCGCTCGTGGTGCGCAGCAGCTCCACCGTCGAGGACCTCGGCGAGTCCTCGATGGCCGGCCGGTTCGAGTCGGTCGTCGGGGTCCGGGGCGAGGCGGAGTTCCGCCGCGCCGTGGACGTGGTGATCGCCTCCCGGGAGCAGGCGGCGGCCGCATCGGAGGCGCTGACCGGGCGGGAGCCGCTGGCCGTCCTCGTCCAGCCGCTCCTGTCGGCGCGGTGTGGTGGCGTGCTGTTCGGCATCGACCCGGTGTCGGGCCGGGAGGACCGGCTGGTCGTGGCCGCGGTGACGGGCGGCCCGGACCGGCTGGTCAGCGGGGAGGTCGACGGCAGCCGCTACGAGCTCCACCCCGACGGACGACGGGTCGCGGTCAGCACGGGCGACGGCGGTGCGCGGCTGCACCGCCGGCAGCTGCGCCAGCTGGCGCAGCTGGCGGCCGGCACGGCCGAGCTGTTCGGCGGCCCGCAGGACGTCGAGTGGGGGTACGGGGACGACGGCCGGCTGCGGCTGCTGCAGAGCCGGCCGGTCACCGCGGAGCCCCGGGGGCGACCGCAGGGGCCGGTGCTGGGTCCCGGGCCGGTCACCGAGACCTTCCCCGAACCGCTGCAGCCCCTCGAGGTGGACCTGTGGGTCACCCCGCTGCGGGAGGCGCTGGGGCGCGCCCTGGTGCTGGCCGGCACGGCTCCCGCGGCCGCGGTCGACGCCTCGCCGCTGGTGCCGGTCGTGGCCGGCCGGGTGGCCGTCGACCTGGACCTGCTCGAGCCCCGCGGCGGGTCCCCGAGCCTGTGGGAGCGGCTGGACCCACGGCCGCGGCTCCGGCGACTGCACGCGTCCTGGCGGGTGGGTCGGCTGCGGTCCGCCCTCCCTGCGCTGGCCCGGGACGTGGTGGACGCCGCCGACGCCGCGCTGGTCGAGGTGCCGGGGCTCGCCGATCTCGACGACCGTCAGCTGGTGGCGCTGCTGCACCGGCTGCGACCGGCCCTGACCGCCGTCCACGCCCACGAGCTCCTGGTCGGGCTGCTGGTCGACCCGCAGGCGCCACGCACCACGGGGGCCACCACGGCCCTCCGCGTGCTGGCGAACGCCCGCCGCGCCGGGCTCACCGACGCGGAGATCGTCGCCGAGCACCCGGTGGTGCTCGCCCTGGCGGCGCCCCAGGTCGGCCCCCGGCCCACCCTGCCGCCCGGCGTCCAGGCCCCCGAGGCCGGTCCGCCCGGCGACGAGACCGAGCCCGGCGTCCTCCGGGAGGCACTGCGGCTGCGGGCGCGCTGGCTGCAGGAGGCGGGAGCCCGGGCGGCCTGGGTGCTGGCCGAGCGGCTCACCGCGGCGGGACGGCTGCCCCGGCCGGACGACGTCCGCGGCGTGGGGCTCGACGAGCTCACCGCCGCGGTGACCGACGACGCCGCACCGCTCACCGCCCGGCCGGTCGTCCCCGGCGAGCCGCTGCCGGCCCGGTTCCGGCTGAGCGACACCGGTCACCCGGTCCCGGTCGGTGGCGGCACGGGCGCCACCGGCGCGGGTGGCGGCACCGGGACCGGCCCGGTGCACCAGGGCGCCGACCCGCCGGAGGGCGCAGTGCTCGTCGTCCGCACCCTGGACCCGGGCCTCGCACCCCTGCTCCCCCGGCTGGCCGGCCTGGTCGCCGAGACCGGCAGCGTCCTGGCGCACCTGGCCATCCTGGCCCGCGAGTCGGGGGTGCCCACCGCCGTCGGGGTGTCCGACGCGCTGGACCGGTTCCCCCCGGGGACGGTCGTCCGCGTCGACGGCGCCACCGGGCAGGTCGATCGGCAGGAGGAGTCGTGA
- a CDS encoding Lrp/AsnC family transcriptional regulator, translating to MAALTDLDRRLLAVLREDGRAPVAEIARRLGVTRATVTSRMDRLVAEGVIVGFTVRVREDAVAGEVRAVTLIEVEGRSTDAVIRRLRGFTEIEALHSTNGGWDLVAEVHTGDLREFDRLLNQIRSIDGVVNSETSLLLSSVLR from the coding sequence ATGGCCGCGCTGACCGACCTCGATCGTCGGCTGCTCGCCGTGCTCCGCGAGGACGGCCGTGCGCCGGTCGCCGAGATCGCCCGCCGGCTCGGTGTCACCCGGGCAACGGTGACGAGCCGGATGGACCGGTTGGTCGCCGAGGGCGTCATCGTCGGGTTCACCGTGCGGGTGCGCGAGGACGCCGTCGCCGGTGAGGTGCGGGCGGTCACGCTGATCGAGGTGGAGGGTCGCTCGACGGACGCGGTGATCCGCCGGCTGCGCGGGTTCACCGAGATCGAGGCGCTGCACTCCACCAACGGGGGGTGGGACCTCGTCGCGGAGGTCCACACCGGTGACCTGAGGGAGTTCGACCGGCTGCTCAACCAGATCCGGTCGATCGACGGCGTCGTGAACAGCGAGACCAGCCTGCTGCTGTCCTCCGTGCTGCGCTGA